The genomic DNA TTAACTATGTGAACAGGGATTGGGGGGCTTACTGACATGAAAAGAGCAAACAGCACCAATATTGCTGGAGGAAGGTTTGAGATGTCAATGACAGTTTCACCAGCATGCCTTCTATTCACACTCTGGAACAGTGTGCACACCAACTTCTGGAACCATTTCAATCCCTCCATGGGCTTTGAGTCCCACCCAAAATAGCAAAGAAACATCACTTGCAGCAAAATGATCCCCACTGCAGCCAGAACCAGGTTAATAACATTCTTCTTTTGTTGCATATGCATGTAGCCAGTCTCCACTGGGTACTGAAGAATGTAGGTATATTCCTCTCTTCTGCTGATCCTTCCCAAGGCCCATATGCTTAGCCTCAAGAGTGGTGTGAACAATGTGTTGCCTGCTGGAATCTGTGGGATAACTAGAAGGAGAATACCACGGTTCTTTCTAAATATTGCCATGTTATCATTTACTGGAGTGAAGCCACAGTTTACAAATGAGGACACTGCTGTGAAGATGGAGAACGTCCATATTTTGATGTTTTTACTCTTCAGCAGATATTTTGCTTCTGAATCAGTCCAAATGTAAATGGTAATAACTAGACAGCTGCAAATAATGCACACTACAAAGTATCCTGCCACGACATGAGCCAAAATATTGCAATAATTCTGATTCATGCTTTTGCTTTCCTGTACCTGTTTATGTGATGTGGTTGCTTCTGGATTGATGTCTTCCATATTATTCCAACAACTCCTGTTTACAGAATCAACGAATTCAATGTCCCTGCATGTTGAAGGCAGTCTCTTCTGGAGGATATCATATGTGTTGGCCCTGGCATTCTTTAAGTGCAGCCCCAACATTGAAGTGAACACTTCTCCCCCCAATAGCATCAGAAGGATCAAAACCCAGAGTTGCTGGTCAGAGAAGTCCTCCATCTCGACCGTTGCCATGCTTGAGACAGTCAGTGTGGACACAGAGGTGAAGGCAAGGTCCAGGCTCCTTGGAATTGGCTTATGCTGCGGAGTGAGACTCTTAAGGGCAAGGAAACCAGTAAATGATATTGACATGAAGTAAATAAGGTGAACTAACAAGGGATTTCTTTGGAGGACCATGTAAGGT from Setaria italica strain Yugu1 chromosome VII, Setaria_italica_v2.0, whole genome shotgun sequence includes the following:
- the LOC101762256 gene encoding cation transporter HKT4 — its product is MCKLFLQTLLHGPPKKSLVSSPYMVLQRNPLLVHLIYFMSISFTGFLALKSLTPQHKPIPRSLDLAFTSVSTLTVSSMATVEMEDFSDQQLWVLILLMLLGGEVFTSMLGLHLKNARANTYDILQKRLPSTCRDIEFVDSVNRSCWNNMEDINPEATTSHKQVQESKSMNQNYCNILAHVVAGYFVVCIICSCLVITIYIWTDSEAKYLLKSKNIKIWTFSIFTAVSSFVNCGFTPVNDNMAIFRKNRGILLLVIPQIPAGNTLFTPLLRLSIWALGRISRREEYTYILQYPVETGYMHMQQKKNVINLVLAAVGIILLQVMFLCYFGWDSKPMEGLKWFQKLVCTLFQSVNRRHAGETVIDISNLPPAILVLFALFMSVSPPIPVHIVNFSQFIVT